A segment of the Streptomyces diastaticus subsp. diastaticus genome:
GGCGCGGTTCCCGGTCGGCGCGCACCTGCTGGCGGTGGCGGGGCTGACGGCGGCGGCCACGGTCTGGGCGGTGCGCGCGGTGCCCGCCGGTACGGGCCGGGAGGCGGCGCCGGAGCCGGACGCGGAGCCGAAGGACCGGCTGGCGGCGCTGCGCGTGTGGCGGGACGGGCGGCTGGTGCTGATCGGGGTCATCGTCCTGGTGATGGCGTTCACCGAGGGCGCCGCCAACGACTGGCTGCCGCTGCTGATGGTCGACGGACACGGCGTCAGCGCCACCGCCGGGTCACTGACGTACACGGCGTTCGCGGTCGCCATGACGGCGGGCCGGTTCGCGGGCGGGCCGTTCCTGGAGCGGTTCGGGCGGGCGGCCGTGGTGCGGACCAGTGCCGTGGTGGCGGCGGCCGGTGTGGCGCTGGTGGTCTTCTCGCCGAGTCCGCTGGTGGCGGGGGCGGCGGTGGTGCTGTGGGGGCTCGGCGCCTCGCTCGGCTTCCCGGTGAGCATCTCGGCGGCGGGCGACGACCCGCGGGGCGCCGCCGCCCGGGTCAGCGCGGTCGCCACCGCCGGGTACCTCGCCTTCCTGGTGGGCCCGCCCTCGCTCGGCTTCCTCGCCGACCATGTCGGGCTGCGCCCGACGATGGGCGTGGTGCTCGCCCTGCTGGTGGTGGCCGCCCTGCTCGCCCCGGCGCTGCGGCCACGCGTCCGGCCGGCGGCGCCGGAGCCTTCGCCGCCGGCCGGCCCGGAGGCCGCGCGGCTGCTGGACGACGGCGTGGGCCGTCCCTGATCAGGATGGGCCGCCCGTTCCTGGGGGGACGGACGGCCCATCCGTCCGTGGCGCGTCCGCCGGAGGTGCCGAGGCCGGGAGGACGGGCGCCCCGGGGCGGGGCCGGGAGGACGGGCCGCAGGCGGGACGGCTTGCGGCGCCGCGGGCCCGCGGACGCGTCCCGTCCGGGCCCGTCAACGCGGGCCCGCGCCCCCGCTCGCGGCCCGCGCGATGTGCCGCGATGCTGGGAGAGGACGTGCGAGAGGCACGCCCCTCCCACCGGTGCGGTGTGTCCGCGCGCCTCCTGCCCGGCCCCGGAAGGGCCCGGGCACGGGGGTGTCACGTGCCGCACGGCCCGCCAGGCACGGAAGGACCGCCCATGGCCACGGTCGCGCTGCTCGCCACCGGCGGCACCATCGCCTCCACCGGAGGCGCCGACGGGCGTGTCCCGACCGCCTCCGGCCGGGATCTGCTGCGCCAGGCGGGGCTGGGCGGCGGCGACCCTCCCGTTCCGGTGCGCGAACTGGAGTTGGGCGGATCGTTCTCCTGGGACCTGGAGAGGATGCGCCGGGTGATCGAGGAGATCCGCGGTTGCCTCGCGGCACCTGTCCGGGGCACGGACGGTGCCCGGCCGGACGGCGTGGTGGTGACGCACGGCACGGACACCATGGAGGAGACGGTCTTCCTCGCCTCCCTGCTGCTGGACGACCCGCGCCCGGTGGTGCTGACCGGCGCGCAGCAGCCGTACGACTCGCGCTCCCCCGACGGCCCGGAGAACCTGCGGGACGCCTTCGCGGTCGCCGCCGCACCGTCGGCGCGCGGCCGGGGCCCGCTGCTCTGCTTCGACGGGCTGGTCTTCGCCGCCCGGGGGGTCACCAAGGTCGACACGCTGTCGCACCGTGCCTTCGGTGCCCCCGGCCGGGGCCCGGTGCTGCGCGTCCACGACGGCCGGGTGACCGCGCTGGCGCCGCCCGGCCCGCCACACCCCCTGCCCGGCGTCGACCTGGACACCGGCCTGCCCCGCGTCGACGTGGTCGCGCTCTACCCCGGCGCCGACGAGGCTCTGCTGCGGGCCGCCGCGGAGACCGGGGCGGCCGGTCTGGTGCTGGCCGCCCCGGGGACGGGGAACACCGCGCCCCGGGTGGCCCGCGAGGTGGCCCGGCTGACCGGCTCGGGCGTCCCGGTCCTGGTCTGCTCCCGGGTCCCGTCGGGCCCGGCCGTCCCGCTGTACGGGGGCGGGGGCGGTGTCGACCTGGCCAGGGCGGGGGCCGTGTTCGCGGGCGACCTCAGCCCCTGGCAGGCCCGGCTGCTGCTGGCGGTGGCGCTGGCGGCCACCCGGCTGGGCGCGGCGCGGGCGGTCTCCGGCTGGCTGGACGGCTGAGGGCGGCAACGACGTCCGGGCCCGCGCGGCCCGGCGGCATCCGGATCCACCGCTCGGGGACGAGGAGGGTGAGGACAGTGGCCAAGGAGATCTTCGTCGGTTTCGGTGTGGACGTCGACGCGGTCGGCGGCTGGCTCGGCAGCTACGGCGGCCAGGACTCACCGGGCGACGTGTCACGCGGCATGTTCGCCGGTGAGGTGGGCGTACCGCGGCTCGTCGAGCTGTTCCGGCGGGCGGGTCTGCGCCAGTCGTTCTTCTGGCCCGGCCATTCGGTCGAGACCTTCCCCGAGCAGTTCGACGCCTGCGTGGCGGCGGGCCACGAGATCGGCGTGCACGGCTACAGCCACGAGAACCCCATCGCCATGACCGCGCGGCAGGAGGC
Coding sequences within it:
- a CDS encoding asparaginase, with product MATVALLATGGTIASTGGADGRVPTASGRDLLRQAGLGGGDPPVPVRELELGGSFSWDLERMRRVIEEIRGCLAAPVRGTDGARPDGVVVTHGTDTMEETVFLASLLLDDPRPVVLTGAQQPYDSRSPDGPENLRDAFAVAAAPSARGRGPLLCFDGLVFAARGVTKVDTLSHRAFGAPGRGPVLRVHDGRVTALAPPGPPHPLPGVDLDTGLPRVDVVALYPGADEALLRAAAETGAAGLVLAAPGTGNTAPRVAREVARLTGSGVPVLVCSRVPSGPAVPLYGGGGGVDLARAGAVFAGDLSPWQARLLLAVALAATRLGAARAVSGWLDG
- a CDS encoding MFS transporter, with the protein product MLDTATRRRRAALFVFMLVSGVGMASWVARTPAVRDTLGVSTGGMGVVLFGLSTGSMAGVLLSGPLVRRYGGRAVMWAGAAVLTAGLAVVAGGAAGSLAGGVFVGLALFGSGLGLAEVAVNIEGAAVERRIGRPVLPVLHGCFSLGTVVGALLGLALTAARFPVGAHLLAVAGLTAAATVWAVRAVPAGTGREAAPEPDAEPKDRLAALRVWRDGRLVLIGVIVLVMAFTEGAANDWLPLLMVDGHGVSATAGSLTYTAFAVAMTAGRFAGGPFLERFGRAAVVRTSAVVAAAGVALVVFSPSPLVAGAAVVLWGLGASLGFPVSISAAGDDPRGAAARVSAVATAGYLAFLVGPPSLGFLADHVGLRPTMGVVLALLVVAALLAPALRPRVRPAAPEPSPPAGPEAARLLDDGVGRP